A part of Bufo bufo chromosome 7, aBufBuf1.1, whole genome shotgun sequence genomic DNA contains:
- the ATG9A gene encoding autophagy-related protein 9A has protein sequence MAVFDTPYQRLEVSYTDSPIGEDDLLVHVPEGSKSPWNHIENLDLFFSRVYNLHQKNGFTCMLIGEMFELLQFIFVVSFTTFLVSCVDYDILFANKMVNHSQSENNKVTLPDAFLPPGVCRDRIQENLFLMVLLVIAGVFWIHRLIKFIYNVCCYWEIYNFYIQALRIPMADLPYYTWEEIQSRIVQIQKEHQICIHKKELSELDVSHRILRFKNYMVAMVNKNLLPLQHRLPLLGDTVFYTRGLKYNFQLIFFWGPGCLFQNEWSLKPEYKRAGVRLELAEKLSQRILWIGLANLVLCPLVLVWQILYAFFSYTEVLRREPGSLGARCWSLYGRCYLRHFNELDHQLQARLSRAYKPASKYMNCFLSPLLAVAAKHLGFLAGSILAVLIALTVYDEDVLAVEHVLSAVTLLGVVVTVCRSFIPDQHLVFCPEQLLRVILAHIHYMPDHWQRSAHRAETRGEFAKLFQYKVVFILEELLSPLLTPLVLIFRLRPKSLEIIDFFRNFTVEVVGVGDTCSFAQMDVRQHGNPAWMSAGKTEASVYQQAEDGKTELSLMHFAITNPRWQPPRECSAFLTHLRERVQKDSGVSTPKNPPGPGHHLHFSGLSMQSDSEPHSLMANMFHVMSPSAVPPQTDVLCSPHVSAVSEVASALRSLSPQQSGHVAQNQSGLEFRNGSFGSSLWEGPMTSGPLSEYASMEMSLHALYMHELHQQHTRMTPGRHIWHRQESDESGESVSGDGLINTTSNIPTSSSCPSPTTLLREDRMPPFSAHRFSASTDLGSVQRPASNLARQPMGGWSEDTQSAHHPETVPEEGSEDELPPQTHKV, from the exons ATGGCGGTATTCGACACCCCCTACCAGAGGCTGGAGGTCTCCTACACAGACTCGCCTATAGGGGAGGATGACCTCTTGGTGCATGTGCCAGAGGGAAGTAAAT CTCCGTGGAATCACATTGAGAACCTTGATCTCTTCTTCTCCAGA GTATACAACCTGCACCAGAAGAATGGATTCACGTGCATGCTGATCGGAGAGATGTTCGAGTTGTT GCAGTTCATCTTCGTTGTCAGTTTCACCACCTTCCTGGTGAGTTGCGTGGATTATGACATCCTTTTTGCAAACAAGATGGTGAATCACAGTCAGAGCGAAAACAACAAAGTGACGCTGCCAGATGCCTTCCTGCCCCCTGGAGTCTGCAGGGACCG AATTCAGGAGAACTTGTTCCTCATGGTCCTCCTGGTCATCGCCGGTGTCTTCTGGATCCACAGACTCATCAAGTTTATCTATAATGTCTGCTGCTACTGGGAGATCTACAACTTCTACATCCAAGCCCTGCGTATCCCTATG GCAGATCTCCCTTATTACACCTGGGAAGAAATCCAGAGCAGAATCGTTCAGATCCAGAAAGAGCACCAGATCTGCATCCACAAGAAGGAGTTGTCAGAACTGGACGTGTCTCATAGAATTTTGCGCTTTAAGAACTACATGGTCGCCATGGTCAACAAGAACCTTCTGCCGCTCCAGCACCGGCTCCCTCTGCTGGGCGATACAGTCTTCTACACCCGTGGCCTCAAGTACAACTTTCAGCTCATTTTCTTCTGGGGTCCCGGATGCCTCTTCCAGAATGAGTGGAGTTTAAAGCCCGAGTACAAGCGAGCAGGAGTGCGCCTGGAGCTGGCGGAGAAGCTGTCTCAGCGCATTCTCTGGATAGGGCTCGCTAACTTGGTGCTTTGTCCGCTTGTCCTCGTCTGGCAGATCCTCTATGCCTTCTTCAGCTACACAGAAGTTTTGCGCCGAGAACCTGGGAGCCTTGGGGCAAGGTGCTGGTCCCTGTACGGACGCTGCTATCTGCGGCACTTTAATGAGCTGGATCATCAGCTGCAGGCGAGGCTGAGCCGAGCGTACAAGCCAGCCAGCAAATACATGAACTGCTTCCTCTCCCCGCTCCTGGCGGTGGCTGCTAAACACTTGGGGTTCCTGGCGGGTTCCATCCTTGCGGTGCTTATAGCACTTACCGTCTATGATGAAGACGTGCTGGCGGTAGAACACGTGCTGAGCGCTGTTACACTACTGGGAGTGGTGGTGACTGTCTGCAG GTCGTTCATCCCAGACCAGCACTTGGTTTTCTGTCCGGAGCAGCTTCTTAGGGTCATCCTGGCTCATATTCACTACATGCCCGACCACTGGCAGCGCAGCGCCCACCGAGCCGAGACTCGAGGAGAATTTGCTAAACTTTTCCAGTACAAAGTG GTCTTCATTCTGGAGGAGCTCCTGAGTCCACTGCTGACGCCCCTGGTACTAATATTCCGGCTGCGTCCAAAGTCTTTGGAGATCATTGACTTTTTCCGAAACTTCACAGTTGAAGTGGTGGGAGTCGGGGACACCTGTTCTTTTGCGCAAATGGACGTCCGTCAGCACGGCAATCCTGCG TGGATGTCTGCCGGCAAGACCGAAGCTTCAGTTTACCAGCAGGCAGAGGATGGAAAGACTGAACTGTCACTTATGCACTTCGCCATCACCAATCCCCGCTGGCAGCCTCCCCGAGAATGTTCCGCGTTCCTGACGCATCTGCGAGAACGAGTCCAGAAAGATAGCGGCGTATCGACACCGAAAAACCCCCCTGGACCAGGACATCACCTGCACTTCTCCGGGTTATCAATGCAGTCCGACTCTGAG CCGCACAGTCTGATGGCGAACATGTTCCACGTGATGTCCCCTTCAGCAGTGCCTCCGCAGACGGATGTTCTCTGTTCTCCACACGTCTCTGCTGTGTCAGAGGTGGcatcggctctgcgttccctttCACCGCAGCAGTCCGGTCACGTGGCTCAAAACCAGAGCGG CCTTGAGTTTAGAAACGGCAGCTTTGGAAGCAGTTTGTGGGAGGGCCCTATGACCAGCGGGCCCCTGTCTGAGTACGCCTCCATGGAGATGAGCCTGCACGCATTGTACATGCATGAA TTACACCAGCAGCACACTCGGATGACGCCGGGCCGGCACATATGGCACAGGCAGGAGAGCGATGAGAGTGGAGAGAGTGTGTCAGGGGATGGACTGATTAACACTACATCCAACATACCCACCTCTTCCAGCTGCCCGTCACCCACTACTCTGCTCAGAGAGGATAGGATGCCGCCTTTCAGTGCACACAGGTTCAGTGCCAGCACAG ACTTAGGATCAGTTCAGAGACCCGCATCTAACTTAGCCCGGCAGCCCATGGGTGGATGGAGCGAAGACACCCAAAGTGCCCATCACCCAGAAACTGTGCCAGAAGAAGGGTCTGAAGATGAGCTACCACCTCAGACTCATAAG GTGTAA